Proteins from a genomic interval of Amycolatopsis sp. cg13:
- a CDS encoding winged helix-turn-helix domain-containing protein produces MQTISLSAARRTALAAQGFADPRPASPPTRRHLAKVLSRVQLLQLDSVNVAVRAHYMPLFSRLGGYDPALVDDAAWSHRAKRPRLLVESWAHEASLLPIEDWPLLKSGAKRDGWWRNYTRVVDTVPGLLDDVLAVVKEQGPIGAGAIEKALETEAVRRGPGAWWERSVVKKACEYLFGVGQLSTGTRRSFERLYDLTERVVPPEILSRKVSAEEGARGLIDRSARALGVATETDLRDYYRLGPDVSRKAVQELVEEGVLEPVQVDDWRAVAYRHVDARTPRAVSGRALLCPFDPLIWERARTERLFGFRYRIEIYVPEPKRVHGYYVFPFLLDGALSGRVDLKSDRAAGVLRVQGAFAEPGVDQARVAAELAGELRTMAEWQGLDGVVVGERGDLARALRRAVK; encoded by the coding sequence ATGCAGACGATCAGCCTTTCCGCAGCCCGCCGCACCGCTCTGGCCGCGCAGGGGTTCGCCGACCCCCGGCCCGCTTCGCCCCCGACCCGGCGGCACCTCGCCAAGGTGCTGTCGCGGGTCCAGCTGCTGCAGCTGGACTCGGTCAACGTCGCCGTGCGCGCGCACTACATGCCGCTGTTCTCGCGCCTGGGCGGATACGACCCTGCGCTGGTCGACGACGCCGCGTGGAGCCACCGCGCGAAACGGCCGCGGCTGCTGGTCGAGTCGTGGGCGCACGAGGCGAGCCTGCTGCCGATCGAGGACTGGCCGCTGCTGAAGTCCGGCGCGAAACGGGACGGCTGGTGGCGGAACTACACGCGGGTGGTCGACACGGTGCCCGGCCTGCTCGACGACGTGCTGGCGGTCGTCAAGGAACAGGGCCCGATCGGAGCCGGGGCGATCGAAAAGGCGCTGGAAACCGAAGCGGTCCGGCGCGGGCCGGGGGCGTGGTGGGAACGCTCGGTGGTGAAGAAGGCCTGCGAGTACCTGTTCGGCGTCGGCCAGCTGAGCACCGGCACCCGGCGGTCGTTCGAGCGGCTGTACGACCTGACGGAGCGAGTGGTGCCGCCGGAGATCTTGTCCCGCAAGGTTTCCGCGGAGGAAGGCGCCCGCGGCCTGATCGACCGTTCGGCGCGAGCTCTGGGCGTGGCAACGGAAACCGACCTGCGCGACTACTACCGCCTCGGCCCGGATGTCTCAAGGAAAGCCGTCCAGGAGCTGGTCGAGGAAGGCGTCCTGGAGCCAGTCCAGGTGGACGACTGGCGCGCGGTCGCCTACCGGCACGTCGACGCGCGCACGCCGCGGGCAGTGTCCGGACGGGCTTTGCTGTGCCCGTTCGACCCGCTGATCTGGGAGCGCGCGCGGACGGAGCGGCTGTTCGGATTCCGGTACCGCATCGAGATTTACGTGCCGGAACCCAAGCGGGTGCACGGGTATTACGTGTTCCCGTTCCTGCTTGACGGTGCGCTTTCGGGCCGGGTGGACCTGAAATCCGACCGGGCGGCCGGGGTCCTGCGGGTGCAGGGCGCGTTCGCCGAGCCAGGTGTCGACCAGGCGCGGGTGGCGGCGGAACTGGCCGGGGAACTGCGGACGATGGCGGAATGGCAAGGGCTGGACGGCGTCGTGGTGGGGGAGCGAGGTGATCTGGCCCGGGCGTTGCGGCGCGCGGTGAAGTGA
- a CDS encoding DUF4097 domain-containing protein has translation MRLQDFEADGPVELDLGVTIGRVEVVLGRESGVTVRLQHDAGEQPSWVNGVSSLLSWVGEKFGDQLGGLPEFSVADAVRQARIEKTGNRVVVRAAKAWQLRNVPVSVTVHAPAGSHLEVRAGSADVKVTGAAGRADILTGSGEVSLERADGAATIRTGTGAVKLGPTLAGLQLRSGSGSVEAASIAGPATLGTGTGNVWLGAVEGDVMARTGSGDLSVADAASGSLELITGSGEVRVGIRGGVRAEVELASAAGRVSSELDVSDTPPEGAVALKVRARTGTGNAVVTRAAG, from the coding sequence GTGCGGCTGCAAGACTTCGAGGCGGACGGTCCGGTCGAGCTGGACCTGGGCGTCACGATCGGGCGGGTCGAGGTCGTGCTCGGGCGGGAGTCCGGGGTGACCGTGCGGCTGCAGCACGACGCGGGCGAGCAGCCGTCGTGGGTGAACGGCGTCAGCAGCCTGCTGTCGTGGGTCGGCGAGAAGTTCGGGGACCAGCTCGGCGGCCTGCCGGAGTTCTCGGTCGCCGACGCGGTGCGGCAGGCGCGGATCGAGAAGACCGGCAACCGGGTCGTCGTGCGGGCCGCGAAGGCGTGGCAGCTGCGGAATGTGCCGGTGTCGGTGACCGTCCACGCACCGGCCGGGTCGCATCTCGAGGTGCGCGCGGGATCGGCGGACGTCAAGGTGACCGGTGCCGCGGGCCGCGCGGACATCCTCACCGGGTCCGGCGAAGTGTCGCTGGAACGCGCGGACGGCGCGGCCACCATCCGGACCGGAACCGGAGCCGTGAAACTCGGCCCGACCCTGGCCGGGTTGCAACTGCGGAGCGGAAGCGGCTCGGTCGAAGCGGCGTCGATCGCCGGACCGGCGACGCTCGGCACCGGCACCGGAAACGTCTGGCTGGGCGCGGTCGAAGGCGACGTGATGGCCCGCACCGGCAGCGGCGACCTCTCGGTGGCCGACGCGGCGTCCGGATCGCTCGAACTGATCACCGGCTCGGGCGAGGTACGAGTCGGCATCCGGGGCGGAGTCCGAGCGGAAGTCGAACTGGCATCGGCGGCCGGGCGGGTTTCGAGCGAACTGGACGTCTCGGACACGCCGCCGGAGGGCGCGGTCGCGCTGAAAGTCCGAGCCCGCACCGGAACGGGCAACGCGGTGGTCACTCGCGCGGCAGGCTGA
- a CDS encoding toxin-antitoxin system HicB family antitoxin translates to MDLTPYIANLREDLANTASAGDEQTRRAAALLSSALEPAVRLTLMNALADLAAEVTAALPGQVVDVRLNGRDVRVVVTGGEERSSSAPPPPPPPAPPIDGGDISRITLRLVEQIKGQAEQAAAAQGVSLNTFVAQAVQGALGQAQQHQQRHQRWQDSGSGGGRTETKLHGWVEG, encoded by the coding sequence ATGGACTTGACGCCGTATATCGCGAACCTTCGCGAAGACCTCGCGAACACGGCCTCCGCCGGGGACGAGCAGACCCGGCGGGCGGCCGCACTGCTGTCGTCTGCTCTGGAGCCGGCCGTCCGGCTCACGCTGATGAACGCGCTGGCCGACCTCGCGGCCGAGGTGACCGCCGCCCTGCCCGGCCAGGTCGTGGACGTCCGCCTGAACGGCCGGGACGTGCGCGTGGTCGTGACCGGCGGCGAGGAGCGTTCTTCTTCCGCGCCTCCCCCGCCGCCTCCTCCCGCGCCTCCCATCGACGGCGGCGACATCTCGCGGATCACCCTGCGGCTGGTCGAGCAGATCAAGGGCCAGGCCGAACAGGCGGCGGCCGCGCAGGGAGTTTCGCTGAACACGTTCGTGGCGCAGGCCGTGCAGGGGGCGCTCGGCCAGGCGCAGCAGCACCAGCAACGGCACCAGCGCTGGCAGGACAGCGGCAGCGGCGGGGGCCGCACGGAGACCAAGCTGCACGGCTGGGTCGAAGGCTAG